In Ananas comosus cultivar F153 linkage group 10, ASM154086v1, whole genome shotgun sequence, the following proteins share a genomic window:
- the LOC109716244 gene encoding paired amphipathic helix protein Sin3-like 6, translating to MVSSPTPKHGARTTYQDALAYMRLVEDTFKGTKYEDFIAILEEYRAKRVSLAEGAKKIQEMFKGEKELLLGFNKFVPKEYETQFPEEKREDSAPSSKRTGTYEDAQKYIELVKEKLRDQNEKLEKFFQIIMDYHSKRISIFEMINKMKELLKGDRELILGFNIFLPKEYEAQIPQEKKIF from the exons ATGGTCTCGTCGCCGACTCCTAAACACGGTGCGAGGACCACGTACCAGGACGCGTTGGCTTATATGCGCCTCGTGGAGGACACGTTCAAGGGCACAAAGTACGAGGACTTCATTGCAATATTAGAAGAATACAGGGCAAAaag ggtTAGCCTTGCTGAGGGGGCAAAAAAAATACAGGAAATGTTCAAGGGGGAAAAAGAACTTCTTCTAGGGTTCAACAAGTTTGTGCCAAAAGAGTATGAGACTCAATTTCCAGAAGAGAAG CGTGAGGATTCGGCGCCGAGTTCTAAACGAACGGGCACTTATGAGGATGCACAAAAATACATTGAGTTGGTGAAGGAGAAATTGAGGGACCAAAATGAAAAACTTGAGAAATTCTTTCAAATTATTATGGATTACCATAGTAAAAG gaTTTCCATTTTTGAGATGATCAATAAGATGAAGGAATTGCTTAAAGGGGACAGAGAACTTATTCTGGGGTTCAACATATTTTTGCCAAAAGAGTATGAGGCTCAAATTCCCCAGgagaagaaaattttctaa
- the LOC109716190 gene encoding paired amphipathic helix protein Sin3-like 2, whose protein sequence is MAATPISGAGAEYLKLVRDTFPPGKFMDFCAIFYSRMIKRISLRGLALRMQVLLQGHKELRLGLNHTYLLQGYELNIEDEEKLPRTVAEAEALLQKIKDRLEESRYGRFSRALEQFATFPKPPIIRIFRLFSLSLMAHDDLFEEFTKFLPPDMLAIRDDVPSFPERVRTTGGGGDGSDSTCGISEYVELLRDTLPHGKFKDFCAVLESYRDHRLSSRGLLLRVQVLLQGHKELRLGLNANLPQGYEVDVEDKEKLPRTLAEAQALLQKIKDRFPESRYTSFSRNLEQLGTFPKPPIIGIFRLFSWNLTEHDDLFEEFTKFLPPDTLAIRDDVPSFPERVRTTRGGGAGPREIMSAMNKRDNFQSHVVDASDSSDGSSG, encoded by the exons ATGGCGGCGACGCCGATTTCTGGAGCCGGCGCCGAGTACCTCAAGCTCGTGCGCGACACATTCCCACCTGGCAAGTTCATGGATTTCTGCGCAATATTCTACTCCCGcatgatcaaaag GATAAGCCTAAGGGGGCTGGCACTGAGGATGCAGGTGCTGCTCCAAGGGCACAAAGAGCTGCGCCTGGGTCTCAACCACACATACCTGCTTCAG GGGTATGAGCTTAACATTGAAGACGAGGAGAAGCTCCCTCGCACAGTCGCAGAAGCGGAAGCTCTCCTCCAAAAGATAAAG GATCGTTTGGAAGAGTCTCGATACGGACGGTTTTCGCGGGCTCTTGAACAATTTGCTACGTTTCCGAAGCCGCCCATCATTCGCATTTTCAGATTG TTTTCATTGAGCCTTATGGCGCACGATGATTTGTTCGAGGAATTTACAAAATTCTTGCCCCCCGACATGTTGGCGATCCGAGACGATGTTCCTTCTTTTCCCGAGAGGGTTAGAACGACCGGCGGTGGTGGCGACGGTAGCGATAGTACCTGCGGCATATCCGAGTACGTCGAGCTCTTGCGCGACACACTCCCACATGGCAAGTTCAAGGATTTCTGCGCTGTACTCGAGTCCTACCGGGACCACAG GTTAAGCTCAAGGGGGCTGCTACTGAGGGTGCAGGTGCTGCTCCAAGGGCACAAAGAGCTGCGCCTGGGTCTCAACGCAAACCTGCCTCAG GGATATGAGGTCGACGTTGAAGACAAGGAGAAGCTCCCTCGCACACTCGCAGAAGCGCAAGCTCTCCTCCAAAAGATAAAG GATCGTTTCCCAGAGTCTCGATACACATCGTTTTCGAGGAATCTAGAACAACTTGGGACGTTCCCGAAGCCACCCATCATTGGCATTTTCAGATTG TTTTCATGGAACCTTACTGAGCACGACGATTTGTTCGAGGAATTTACAAAATTCTTGCCCCCTGATACGTTGGCAATCCGAGATGATGTTCCTTCCTTTCCCGAGAGGGTCAGGACGACCCGCGGCGGTGGTGCCGGACCTAGAGAAATTATGTCAGCGATGAACAAGCGAGACAATTTCCAGAGCCACGTCGTCGACGCTAGCGATAGTAGCGACGGCAGCAGTGGCTGA